The following are from one region of the Vibrio hyugaensis genome:
- a CDS encoding SulP family inorganic anion transporter, with protein MFEFPQFSKHSVKNDVLSGLTVALALVPEAVAFAFVAGVDPMVGLYAAFIVGLITSIFGGRPGMISGATGAMAVVMVSLVATHGVQYLFAAIMLAGILQIAAGLFKLGKFIRIVPHPVMIGFVNGLAIVIFLAQLGQFKAPDINGMLTWLPQDQMFLMLGLVALTMGIIHFLPKITTAVPSSLVAIVTVTALVVGLDLETRTVVDFLRTMSGDEAATLAGSLPTFSIPAVPLTLETLQIILPYAIILAAIGLIESLLTLTVLDEMTNTRGQSNRECIGQGMANMTCSVFGAMGGCAMIGQSMINVNSGGRGRLSGIVAASALLIFILFASSLIEMIPLAALVGVMFMVVIGTFEWATFKLARRVPKQDFFVIVLVTVVTVLTDLAVAVAVGVIASALMFAWQHAKHIYADTRLNEEGSKEYKIHGPIFFGSAANFLELFNAHGDPKDVIVDFADSRVTDHSAIEAIETLAERYAALGKTLHLRHLSPDCRKLLDKAGSLVEINVKEDPSYKVATDILAG; from the coding sequence ATGTTCGAATTTCCTCAATTTTCTAAGCACTCCGTAAAAAATGATGTGCTTTCAGGCTTAACCGTTGCGCTTGCGCTGGTTCCTGAAGCAGTAGCATTCGCCTTCGTTGCAGGTGTAGATCCAATGGTCGGTCTATATGCTGCATTCATTGTAGGCCTTATCACCTCTATCTTTGGTGGCCGTCCTGGCATGATTTCAGGTGCGACCGGTGCAATGGCAGTGGTAATGGTATCGCTAGTTGCAACCCACGGCGTGCAATATCTATTTGCCGCGATTATGCTGGCGGGTATTCTTCAGATTGCCGCTGGTTTATTCAAACTAGGTAAATTCATCCGTATCGTTCCACATCCAGTAATGATTGGTTTTGTAAACGGTCTGGCTATTGTTATCTTCCTAGCACAGTTAGGTCAGTTTAAAGCGCCTGATATCAACGGTATGCTAACTTGGTTACCACAGGACCAAATGTTCCTTATGCTAGGTTTGGTTGCTTTGACGATGGGCATCATCCACTTCCTACCTAAGATCACCACAGCTGTGCCATCTTCGCTTGTTGCGATCGTGACAGTGACAGCGCTTGTTGTTGGTTTGGATCTGGAAACTCGCACAGTAGTAGACTTCCTACGTACTATGTCTGGTGACGAAGCAGCGACTTTGGCGGGCTCTCTCCCTACATTCTCCATTCCAGCGGTACCATTGACACTTGAAACACTACAAATCATTCTGCCGTACGCAATCATCCTTGCAGCTATCGGCCTGATTGAGTCTCTATTGACGCTGACGGTTCTAGATGAAATGACGAATACTCGCGGTCAATCGAACCGTGAATGTATCGGTCAAGGCATGGCAAACATGACGTGTTCAGTATTTGGTGCGATGGGTGGCTGTGCAATGATTGGTCAATCAATGATCAACGTAAATTCAGGTGGTCGTGGTCGACTTTCTGGCATCGTTGCAGCAAGTGCACTTCTGATCTTTATCCTATTTGCATCATCGCTTATCGAAATGATCCCTCTAGCTGCGCTAGTCGGTGTGATGTTCATGGTTGTAATTGGCACATTTGAATGGGCGACCTTCAAGCTTGCACGCCGTGTTCCTAAACAAGACTTCTTCGTTATCGTTCTAGTAACTGTCGTTACGGTGCTGACTGACCTTGCGGTCGCCGTTGCTGTCGGTGTTATTGCATCAGCGCTGATGTTTGCATGGCAGCACGCAAAACACATCTACGCAGACACTCGTTTGAATGAAGAAGGCTCTAAAGAATACAAAATCCATGGCCCTATCTTCTTCGGTTCTGCGGCTAACTTCCTAGAGCTATTTAACGCGCATGGTGATCCTAAAGACGTGATCGTCGACTTCGCGGATTCACGTGTCACTGACCACTCTGCTATTGAAGCAATTGAAACGCTTGCAGAGCGCTATGCAGCACTTGGTAAAACGCTTCATCTGCGTCACCTAAGTCCTGACTGTCGCAAGCTTCTTGATAAAGCTGGTAGCTTGGTTGAAATCAATGTGAAAGAAGATCCAAGCTATAAAGTAGCAACAGACATTCTAGCGGGTTAA
- the rne gene encoding ribonuclease E: MKRMLINATQKEELRVALVDGQRLFDLDIESPGHESKKANIYKGRITRIEPSLEAAFVDYGAERHGFLPLKEIAREYFPEGYTYQGRPSIKEVLTEGQEVIVQVEKEERGSKGAALTTFISLAGSYLVLMPNNPRAGGISRRIEGDERTQLKAALSTLELPQGMGLIVRTAGVGKSAEELEWDLNVLLNHWGAIKGAADSNPAPFLIHQESNVIVRAIRDYLRRDIGEILIDSNTIYERAKEHIQLVRPDFISRVKKYEGEVPLFSHYQIESQIESAFQREVRLPSGGSIVIDPTEALTSIDINSARATKGGDIEETALNTNLEAADEIARQLRLRDLGGLVVIDFIDMTPVRHQREVENRLREAVRLDRARVQIGRISRFGLLEMSRQRLSPSLAEASHHICPRCSGTGVVRDNESLALSVLRLIEEEALKDNTAQVLAVVPVPIASYLLNEKRRSVNHIERIQEVKITVVPNSDMETPHFEVIRVREGEEFDLLSYLLPKKLEAMKEAEGKEPVEVEIKPKRIEEPVLKGFASPTQTAPAPASKPAPAAKKKEVVQEEKPGLFSRLFKALGSFLFGGSEEVKEEPKQEEKKPNRDNKRNKRDRNDRRRNNQRGENRENRGDRDNRDGNRDNKRRRKPREEQSTEQNETQQQSNKPQNRNQKRKPKPQQAEKAQEQKANAKVAEKGLQLAAEARTGSEAKPEENKAKPNAKAEKVKERRQRRKLNKSVRVKDQQAAEQAVETVKAVEPVEAPVEKPVEAAAEAQQDNKAESKQRRNRRSPRHLRASGQRRRRGRDRRPNPFRLRKGGVASPEMAMGKVMPRYIPKPAPKKEERVQEETVIATSAVPAMQGGFACPEMAMGKVIIRREQPIVTETPAVEPKVQETVEAKTETPVVETVVVEAPVVAEQAPVVEVVEAVETPVVDATETVVEAAPVVEAIEEAAEEVAVAIETPAVTAEPKAEVIKVVAKPQASAPMTKAPGPQEIREISVTAAPLKAERYTSKGAGSQVATNSATAAMTKPNFN; the protein is encoded by the coding sequence ATGAAAAGAATGTTAATTAACGCAACTCAAAAAGAAGAGTTGCGTGTCGCTCTGGTTGATGGCCAGCGACTTTTCGATCTTGATATCGAGAGTCCAGGTCATGAATCTAAAAAAGCGAATATCTACAAAGGACGTATCACACGTATCGAACCAAGCTTAGAAGCCGCATTTGTTGATTACGGTGCTGAGCGTCACGGTTTCCTCCCTCTCAAAGAAATTGCCCGCGAATATTTCCCTGAAGGTTACACTTACCAAGGTCGCCCAAGCATTAAAGAAGTGCTGACTGAAGGTCAAGAAGTAATCGTGCAAGTGGAAAAAGAAGAACGTGGTAGTAAGGGTGCAGCCCTAACTACGTTCATTTCTCTTGCGGGTAGCTACCTTGTTCTCATGCCTAATAACCCTCGTGCTGGCGGTATTTCTCGCCGTATCGAAGGTGACGAGCGCACTCAACTGAAAGCCGCTTTAAGCACGTTAGAACTACCACAAGGTATGGGTCTAATCGTACGTACTGCAGGCGTAGGTAAGAGTGCAGAAGAACTTGAGTGGGACTTGAACGTACTACTTAACCACTGGGGTGCGATTAAGGGCGCAGCAGATTCTAACCCTGCTCCATTCCTAATCCACCAAGAAAGTAACGTAATCGTTCGTGCAATCCGTGACTACCTACGTCGTGATATCGGTGAGATTCTAATCGACAGCAATACCATCTACGAACGTGCTAAAGAGCACATTCAGCTGGTACGCCCAGATTTCATCAGCCGCGTTAAAAAATACGAAGGCGAAGTACCGCTATTTAGCCACTACCAAATCGAAAGCCAAATTGAATCGGCTTTCCAACGTGAAGTGCGTCTACCATCCGGTGGTTCTATCGTAATCGACCCAACAGAAGCGCTAACTTCTATCGACATCAACTCTGCTCGCGCAACAAAGGGTGGTGATATCGAAGAAACAGCATTGAATACTAACTTAGAAGCAGCAGACGAAATTGCTCGTCAATTGCGTCTACGTGACCTTGGTGGTTTGGTTGTTATCGACTTTATCGATATGACACCAGTTCGCCACCAACGTGAAGTTGAAAACCGTCTACGTGAAGCTGTTCGCCTAGACCGTGCTCGCGTTCAGATTGGTCGTATTTCTCGCTTTGGCCTTCTAGAAATGTCTCGTCAACGTTTGAGCCCTTCTCTTGCAGAAGCGAGCCACCATATCTGTCCTCGCTGTAGCGGTACAGGTGTCGTTCGTGATAATGAATCCCTAGCTCTATCCGTCCTTCGTTTAATCGAAGAAGAAGCACTGAAAGACAACACCGCGCAAGTTCTTGCCGTTGTACCTGTTCCGATTGCCTCTTACCTTTTGAACGAAAAGCGTCGCTCAGTAAACCACATCGAGCGTATCCAAGAAGTTAAGATCACCGTTGTTCCTAACTCTGATATGGAAACGCCACACTTCGAAGTGATTCGTGTACGCGAAGGTGAAGAGTTTGACCTGCTTTCTTACCTACTTCCTAAGAAATTGGAAGCAATGAAAGAAGCAGAAGGCAAAGAACCTGTTGAAGTTGAAATCAAACCAAAACGTATTGAAGAACCAGTACTAAAAGGCTTCGCTTCACCAACTCAAACTGCACCAGCTCCGGCTTCTAAACCAGCACCAGCTGCTAAGAAGAAAGAAGTGGTACAGGAAGAGAAACCTGGGTTGTTCAGCCGTCTATTCAAAGCACTAGGTAGCTTCCTATTTGGTGGTTCTGAAGAAGTTAAAGAAGAGCCGAAACAAGAAGAGAAGAAACCAAACCGCGACAATAAACGCAACAAACGTGATCGCAACGACCGCCGTCGCAACAATCAGCGTGGCGAAAACCGTGAGAATCGTGGTGACAGAGATAACCGTGATGGCAACCGCGACAACAAACGTCGTCGTAAACCACGTGAAGAGCAGTCAACAGAGCAGAACGAAACACAGCAGCAGTCTAATAAACCGCAAAACCGTAACCAAAAGCGCAAGCCAAAACCTCAACAAGCTGAAAAAGCTCAAGAGCAAAAGGCAAACGCTAAAGTTGCGGAAAAAGGTCTACAACTAGCTGCCGAAGCTCGTACTGGTTCAGAGGCGAAGCCTGAAGAAAACAAAGCGAAGCCAAACGCGAAAGCAGAAAAAGTGAAAGAGCGTCGTCAACGTCGCAAACTGAACAAATCTGTTCGAGTGAAGGACCAACAAGCCGCCGAGCAAGCAGTTGAAACTGTAAAAGCCGTTGAACCTGTTGAAGCGCCAGTTGAAAAGCCAGTAGAGGCAGCAGCAGAAGCACAACAAGACAACAAGGCAGAGTCGAAGCAACGTCGTAACCGTCGTTCTCCACGTCACCTACGTGCAAGTGGTCAACGTCGTCGTCGTGGTCGTGATCGCCGCCCTAACCCATTCCGCCTACGTAAAGGTGGTGTAGCCTCTCCAGAGATGGCAATGGGTAAAGTAATGCCACGTTACATTCCAAAACCAGCGCCTAAGAAGGAAGAGCGAGTTCAGGAAGAAACCGTTATTGCAACATCAGCGGTACCAGCAATGCAAGGTGGTTTTGCTTGTCCAGAAATGGCGATGGGGAAAGTTATCATTCGTCGTGAACAACCTATTGTTACTGAAACACCAGCTGTTGAACCGAAAGTTCAAGAGACTGTTGAAGCAAAAACTGAAACACCAGTTGTAGAAACGGTTGTTGTTGAAGCACCAGTCGTGGCTGAACAAGCTCCAGTTGTTGAAGTCGTTGAGGCTGTTGAAACTCCAGTGGTTGATGCAACAGAAACCGTTGTAGAAGCAGCACCTGTGGTAGAAGCGATTGAAGAAGCAGCAGAAGAAGTTGCCGTTGCAATCGAAACACCAGCAGTAACAGCAGAGCCAAAAGCAGAAGTCATCAAAGTTGTAGCTAAACCACAAGCTAGCGCACCAATGACGAAAGCACCTGGTCCTCAAGAAATTCGCGAAATTTCTGTTACCGCAGCACCGCTTAAAGCTGAACGTTACACGTCGAAAGGCGCTGGTAGCCAAGTAGCAACAAACAGTGCAACAGCGGCAATGACAAAACCGAACTTTAACTAA
- the rluC gene encoding 23S rRNA pseudouridine(955/2504/2580) synthase RluC — MSEIRTQVQFVDIDEDMAGQRIDNFLRNQLKDIPKSMIYRIVRKGEVRVNKKRIKAEYKLKAGDLVRIPPVTVEKKEDDVAPSTKLNKVAELEDKIIFEDDHLLILNKPSGTAVHGGSGLKFGAIEALRALRPQARFLELVHRIDRDTSGILLVAKKRSALRHLQAQFREKTVKKFYFALVMGEWKNSCKVVNAPLLKNEVNSIVRVNPNGKPSETRFKVLEKFEQATLIQASPITGRTHQIRVHTQYTGHPIAWDDRYGDRRFDAYTGQVGLNRLFLHAANIKFQHPSNDEWMEINAPMEAKLEKVLAGLRKK; from the coding sequence ATGAGCGAAATAAGAACACAAGTCCAGTTCGTCGATATCGACGAAGATATGGCGGGTCAACGCATTGATAATTTCTTGCGTAACCAATTAAAAGACATCCCAAAGAGCATGATTTATCGAATTGTGCGCAAGGGCGAAGTACGCGTAAATAAAAAGCGCATTAAAGCAGAGTACAAACTAAAAGCAGGCGATCTTGTTCGTATTCCTCCAGTTACGGTAGAAAAGAAAGAAGACGACGTTGCACCAAGTACGAAGCTAAATAAAGTGGCAGAGTTAGAAGATAAGATCATTTTTGAAGACGATCATCTTTTGATTCTCAACAAGCCATCCGGTACGGCAGTGCACGGTGGAAGTGGTTTGAAGTTTGGTGCGATTGAGGCACTCAGAGCACTGCGTCCACAAGCTCGCTTCCTTGAACTTGTTCATCGCATTGACCGTGATACATCCGGAATCTTACTTGTTGCGAAGAAGCGTTCAGCACTGCGTCACCTGCAAGCACAGTTCCGTGAGAAAACAGTGAAGAAGTTTTACTTCGCGCTTGTGATGGGCGAGTGGAAAAACAGCTGCAAAGTTGTTAATGCGCCACTTCTTAAAAACGAAGTGAACAGTATTGTTCGAGTGAATCCAAACGGTAAGCCGTCTGAGACGCGTTTTAAAGTGTTGGAGAAATTCGAGCAAGCAACGTTGATTCAAGCCAGCCCAATTACGGGGCGTACTCACCAGATTCGTGTGCATACTCAATACACGGGCCACCCAATTGCATGGGATGACCGCTATGGGGATCGTCGTTTTGATGCGTACACTGGTCAGGTTGGTTTGAACCGTTTGTTCCTACACGCAGCTAACATCAAGTTCCAGCACCCATCGAATGATGAGTGGATGGAAATCAACGCGCCGATGGAAGCGAAATTAGAGAAAGTCTTAGCGGGTTTGCGTAAAAAGTAG
- a CDS encoding Maf family protein, with protein sequence MKNYQLVLASTSPFRKQLLEKLAVPFTCLSPNSDETPLPNETPLELVQRLAISKATSCDTTDNSLVIGSDQVCVIDGNIVGKPLNRENAIKQLLAQSGKTITFYTGLAVHNTNTNHTEVGFDTFEVHFRALTQEQIERYVDREEPFYCAGSFKSEGMGICLFKKLVGKDPNTLVGLPLIDLIDMLQKQGLDIL encoded by the coding sequence ATGAAAAATTACCAACTGGTTTTAGCCTCAACCTCCCCTTTTCGTAAACAACTGCTTGAAAAACTAGCAGTGCCTTTTACTTGCTTGTCACCGAACAGCGACGAGACACCTTTGCCGAACGAGACACCTTTAGAACTGGTGCAAAGGCTCGCAATTAGTAAAGCCACCTCTTGTGACACAACCGATAACAGCTTAGTGATAGGCAGTGACCAAGTCTGTGTTATTGACGGTAATATAGTTGGCAAGCCGTTGAACCGAGAAAACGCCATTAAGCAATTATTAGCTCAAAGCGGTAAAACTATCACTTTCTATACTGGCCTTGCCGTACACAACACTAATACGAACCATACTGAGGTCGGCTTCGATACGTTTGAAGTGCATTTTAGAGCGTTAACCCAAGAACAAATCGAACGTTACGTCGATAGAGAAGAGCCATTTTACTGCGCAGGCAGTTTTAAGAGTGAAGGCATGGGGATTTGTCTGTTTAAGAAGTTAGTCGGCAAAGATCCGAATACGTTAGTCGGGCTGCCGCTTATTGATTTGATCGACATGCTGCAAAAACAAGGGCTAGATATTTTGTAG
- the yceD gene encoding 23S rRNA accumulation protein YceD: protein MQKVKIPRTVDPAKSAQKRLDYDGIIQASLFKRLAETTEGVKRDAEVSLSFDLDEQRLVVISGKANIEVDLECQRCNEVFTHQCEVEFLYTPYYGEKTEEEAPEIYDLVDLNEYGELDLIQLVEDEFILTLPQIAMHDEADCSVDSNNMVFGEIPEEIEEQKPNPFDVLKNLKK, encoded by the coding sequence ATGCAAAAGGTAAAAATACCGCGAACGGTTGATCCGGCGAAGTCCGCACAGAAACGATTAGATTACGATGGCATCATCCAAGCTAGTCTTTTCAAGCGCTTAGCGGAAACAACTGAAGGCGTAAAACGCGACGCAGAAGTCTCATTGTCATTTGATCTTGATGAACAGCGACTTGTTGTTATCTCTGGTAAAGCTAACATCGAAGTCGATTTAGAGTGTCAGCGTTGTAATGAGGTATTCACACATCAGTGTGAAGTTGAATTCCTTTACACTCCTTACTACGGTGAGAAGACGGAAGAGGAAGCACCAGAAATTTATGATTTGGTAGATCTAAATGAGTACGGTGAATTAGACCTTATACAACTAGTTGAAGACGAGTTCATCTTAACATTGCCTCAAATCGCAATGCACGACGAAGCGGATTGTAGCGTTGATTCAAATAACATGGTTTTTGGTGAGATTCCTGAAGAAATTGAGGAACAAAAACCGAATCCATTCGACGTTTTGAAAAATCTGAAAAAGTAA
- the rpmF gene encoding 50S ribosomal protein L32 has protein sequence MAVQKNRKTRSKRGMRRSHDALTTAALSVDATSGETHLRHNVTAEGYYRGQKVINK, from the coding sequence ATGGCCGTACAGAAAAACCGTAAAACTCGTTCTAAGCGCGGTATGCGTCGTTCACACGATGCGCTAACTACAGCTGCACTATCTGTAGACGCGACTTCTGGTGAAACTCACCTACGCCACAACGTAACTGCTGAAGGTTACTACCGTGGTCAAAAGGTTATCAACAAGTAA
- the plsX gene encoding phosphate acyltransferase PlsX, translated as MQSITVALDAMGGDFGPRVTVPAAVQALSHFPELKVILIGDQPLITSQLSQLGTSTSSRLSILHSEKVISNSEKPSLALRNSQNSSMRMAIDLVSENGADACVSGGNTGALMALSRFILKLLPGIERPALVSALPTISGKRTWMLDLGANVSCDADSLFQFAVMGSALAEEHLGHPPRVAVLNIGAEEIKGNDLVKRCAEMLSQTDAINFVGYIEGNQILHDVADVIVCDGFVGNVCLKASEGTAQLFIEKLKTSMMASTIKGWIARKLFSRLFNELKTLNPDQYNGASLLGLRGIVIKSHGSADVSAIVNALGEAVHEVKRQVPSRISDRLEAVLLERHY; from the coding sequence TTGCAAAGTATTACCGTTGCACTTGATGCAATGGGCGGGGATTTCGGTCCACGCGTAACAGTGCCTGCCGCCGTGCAGGCACTGTCTCATTTCCCAGAGCTAAAAGTGATTCTTATAGGTGATCAACCTCTGATCACGTCTCAATTATCCCAACTAGGCACCTCGACCAGTTCTCGTTTGAGCATTCTTCATAGCGAGAAAGTGATTTCAAATTCAGAAAAGCCTTCATTAGCATTACGTAACAGCCAAAACAGCTCTATGCGTATGGCTATCGATCTCGTTTCTGAAAACGGAGCAGATGCATGTGTGAGTGGTGGGAACACCGGTGCCCTTATGGCGCTCTCACGATTTATTCTTAAACTGCTTCCTGGTATTGAGCGTCCTGCTTTAGTTTCCGCATTACCAACCATCAGTGGCAAACGTACTTGGATGTTAGATCTTGGTGCAAATGTGTCGTGCGATGCTGACAGTTTATTTCAGTTTGCTGTAATGGGCAGTGCATTAGCCGAAGAGCATCTTGGCCACCCACCTCGAGTGGCGGTACTGAATATTGGTGCTGAAGAAATTAAAGGAAACGATTTAGTCAAACGCTGTGCAGAAATGCTTTCTCAAACCGACGCAATTAATTTTGTGGGTTATATTGAAGGTAATCAAATTTTGCATGACGTGGCCGATGTCATTGTTTGTGATGGCTTTGTCGGTAACGTATGCTTAAAAGCCAGCGAGGGAACAGCGCAACTCTTTATCGAAAAACTAAAAACCAGCATGATGGCATCAACGATAAAGGGATGGATTGCTAGAAAACTGTTTTCTCGGCTATTTAATGAACTAAAAACACTGAACCCCGACCAGTATAACGGCGCAAGTTTGCTAGGATTGCGCGGCATCGTCATAAAAAGCCATGGAAGTGCGGATGTATCTGCGATTGTCAATGCACTTGGCGAGGCAGTACACGAGGTCAAACGACAAGTACCAAGCCGTATTAGCGATCGTTTGGAAGCGGTTTTACTCGAGAGGCATTATTAG
- a CDS encoding beta-ketoacyl-ACP synthase III has product MYSKILGTGSYLPSQVRTNADLEKMVDTSDEWIVARTGIKERRIAAEDETVADMAFYAAANAIDMAGIDKNDIDLIIVATTSSSHTFPSSACQVQGKLGIKGCPAFDLAAACSGFVYALSVADQHIKSGMCKNVLVIGADALSKTCDPTDRSTIILFGDAAGAVVLGASEEPGIISTHVYSDGQFGDLLSLPVPERGKDANKWLHMAGNEVFKVAVTQLSRLVKDTLEANDMHKSELDWLVPHQANYRIISATAKKLSMSLDQVVITLDKHGNTSAATVPTALDEAVRDGRIKRGQTLLLEAFGGGFTWGSALVKF; this is encoded by the coding sequence ATGTATAGCAAAATTTTAGGTACTGGCAGCTACCTGCCATCTCAGGTGCGTACTAACGCAGACCTAGAGAAAATGGTAGATACAAGTGACGAGTGGATCGTAGCTCGTACTGGTATTAAAGAGCGTCGAATTGCAGCAGAAGATGAAACAGTTGCAGATATGGCATTCTACGCAGCTGCAAACGCTATCGATATGGCCGGCATCGACAAAAACGATATCGACCTGATTATCGTTGCTACTACTAGCAGTAGCCATACTTTCCCTTCATCTGCGTGTCAGGTGCAAGGAAAGCTTGGCATTAAAGGTTGTCCTGCATTCGACTTAGCCGCTGCTTGTTCAGGCTTTGTATACGCATTGTCTGTTGCTGATCAACACATCAAATCTGGCATGTGCAAAAATGTGCTTGTGATTGGTGCAGACGCATTGTCGAAAACATGTGATCCAACGGATCGCTCAACTATCATCTTATTTGGTGATGCTGCGGGTGCCGTTGTCCTTGGTGCAAGCGAAGAGCCTGGCATTATTTCTACGCACGTATATTCAGACGGCCAGTTTGGCGATCTATTGAGCCTGCCTGTTCCTGAACGTGGTAAAGATGCGAACAAGTGGCTGCATATGGCTGGAAACGAAGTGTTCAAAGTAGCCGTTACTCAGCTTTCAAGGCTAGTAAAAGATACGCTTGAAGCGAACGACATGCATAAGTCTGAACTAGACTGGCTGGTTCCGCATCAAGCGAACTACCGCATCATTTCAGCGACAGCGAAGAAGCTTTCGATGTCACTAGACCAAGTCGTGATTACACTTGATAAACACGGCAACACATCAGCAGCAACCGTGCCAACAGCACTGGATGAAGCGGTACGTGATGGTCGTATTAAACGTGGTCAAACTCTGCTTCTTGAAGCGTTTGGCGGCGGATTCACTTGGGGCTCAGCTCTGGTGAAGTTCTAA
- the fabD gene encoding ACP S-malonyltransferase, protein MSKFAIVFPGQGSQAVGMLADLGEQYDVVKQTFAEASDALGYDLWALVQNGPAEDLNQTFRTQPALLASSVAIWRVWQDLGLEQPANLAGHSLGEYSALVCAGVIDFKEAIKLVELRGQLMQEAVPAGTGAMYAIIGLDDEAIAKACEEAAQGDVVSPVNFNSPGQVVIAGSKDAVARAGALCKEAGAKRALPLPVSVPSHCALMKPAAEKLAVALESIEFNAPQLPVINNVDVAAETDPAKIKDALVRQLHSPVRWTESVQLMSEQGVENLLELGPGKVLTGLTKRIVKTLSAAAVNDVASLEAAK, encoded by the coding sequence ATGAGCAAGTTTGCTATCGTATTTCCAGGTCAAGGTTCACAAGCTGTAGGTATGCTTGCTGACCTAGGCGAACAATATGACGTAGTGAAACAAACATTTGCAGAAGCATCTGACGCACTAGGTTACGACCTATGGGCGCTTGTTCAAAATGGACCTGCAGAAGATCTAAACCAAACTTTCCGTACTCAGCCTGCATTACTAGCTTCATCTGTGGCTATCTGGCGTGTATGGCAAGATCTTGGTCTAGAGCAACCAGCAAACCTAGCGGGTCACAGCCTAGGTGAGTACTCAGCGCTTGTGTGTGCTGGTGTGATTGACTTTAAAGAAGCAATCAAACTGGTTGAGCTACGTGGTCAACTGATGCAAGAAGCGGTACCTGCGGGTACTGGTGCAATGTACGCGATCATCGGTTTAGATGATGAAGCCATTGCAAAAGCTTGTGAAGAAGCAGCACAAGGTGACGTCGTTTCTCCAGTAAACTTCAACTCGCCTGGTCAAGTTGTTATTGCAGGTAGCAAAGACGCAGTAGCGCGCGCAGGCGCACTATGTAAAGAAGCAGGTGCTAAACGTGCACTTCCTCTTCCAGTTTCTGTGCCTTCACACTGTGCACTAATGAAACCAGCAGCAGAGAAACTAGCCGTTGCGCTAGAGTCTATTGAATTCAATGCGCCACAGCTTCCAGTAATCAACAACGTTGATGTGGCAGCAGAAACGGATCCTGCAAAAATCAAAGATGCACTTGTTCGCCAGTTACACAGCCCAGTTCGCTGGACTGAGAGCGTGCAGCTAATGAGTGAGCAAGGCGTAGAAAATCTTCTTGAGCTTGGTCCTGGTAAAGTACTGACAGGTCTAACAAAACGTATCGTGAAAACACTAAGCGCAGCAGCTGTTAACGACGTCGCGTCGCTAGAAGCCGCTAAGTAA
- the fabG gene encoding 3-oxoacyl-ACP reductase FabG, with product MNLEGKIALVTGASRGIGRAIAELLVERGATVIGTATSEGGAAAISEYLGENGKGLALNVTDVESIEATLKNINDEFGAIDILVNNAGITRDNLLMRMKDDEWNDIINTNLTPIYRMSKAVLRGMMKKRAGRIINVGSVVGTMGNAGQTNYAAAKAGVIGFTKSMAREVASRGVTVNTVAPGFIETDMTKALNDDQRAATLSNVPAGRLGDPREIASAVVFLASPEAAYITGETLHVNGGMYMV from the coding sequence ATGAATCTAGAAGGTAAAATTGCCCTAGTGACAGGCGCGAGCCGTGGCATCGGTCGTGCAATTGCTGAACTTCTTGTTGAACGCGGTGCGACAGTTATCGGTACTGCAACGTCTGAAGGCGGCGCAGCAGCGATCAGCGAATACCTAGGTGAAAATGGCAAAGGCCTTGCACTTAACGTAACTGACGTTGAGTCAATCGAAGCGACACTAAAAAACATCAACGATGAGTTTGGTGCGATCGATATCCTAGTTAACAACGCTGGTATCACGCGTGATAACCTACTTATGCGCATGAAAGATGATGAGTGGAATGACATCATCAATACGAACCTAACGCCTATCTATCGCATGTCTAAAGCGGTTTTACGCGGCATGATGAAAAAACGTGCGGGTCGTATCATCAATGTAGGTTCAGTTGTTGGTACTATGGGTAACGCTGGTCAAACTAACTATGCTGCAGCAAAAGCGGGCGTGATTGGCTTTACTAAGTCGATGGCTCGTGAAGTTGCTTCTCGTGGCGTGACAGTAAATACAGTAGCACCTGGTTTTATTGAAACTGACATGACTAAGGCGCTAAATGATGACCAACGTGCAGCAACGTTGTCAAACGTGCCTGCAGGTCGTCTAGGTGACCCACGTGAAATTGCATCAGCAGTTGTGTTCCTTGCTTCACCTGAAGCGGCTTACATTACTGGTGAAACTTTGCATGTAAATGGTGGCATGTACATGGTTTAA